From Struthio camelus isolate bStrCam1 unplaced genomic scaffold, bStrCam1.hap1 HAP1_SCAFFOLD_229, whole genome shotgun sequence, a single genomic window includes:
- the LOC138064883 gene encoding LOW QUALITY PROTEIN: olfactory receptor 6C3-like (The sequence of the model RefSeq protein was modified relative to this genomic sequence to represent the inferred CDS: substituted 1 base at 1 genomic stop codon), whose translation MLPCQXDGLKLGMGPANETVVAEFILEGFSGLDQRLQLFLSLLLLLTYLTTVMGNTTIIFLVCVDHRLQTPMYFFISNLAFLEIWFTSSTTIKLLVVLSSGKRTISLSSCFAQSYFYFALGFTEFALLVVMSFDRYVAICQPLHYAAVMKRQLCTHLVVAAWVTGFTLSSYCLVLLSKLTFCGPNKIHHFFCDNSPLFKLSCSDASLLWEADFIFILFAVLSSLCLVLVSYLCIFHCILHMPAASGRKKAFAACSSHLTNLAIAYGSCIVLYARPSEDVSLETNTTVALLNTVLYPFLNPFIYSLRSQTVMLALKEAIGRAKVWLFSQS comes from the coding sequence ATGCTCCCCTGCCAGTAGGATGGACTGAAATTGGGCATGGGACCAGCAAATGAAACTGTAGTCGCTGAGTTCATCCTCGAGGGTTTCTCAGGGCTTGATCAAAGACTACAGCTGTTTCTCTCCCTGCTTCTTCTACTTACATATCTGACAACAGTGATGGGGAACACAACGATCATTTTCCTCGTGTGTGTGGATCACCGCCTGCAAACCCCCATGTACTTTTTCATCAGCAATCTGGCATTCCTGGAAATCTGGTTTACATCCTCCACAACCATCAAATTGTTGGTGGTTCTGAGCTCTGGTAAGAGAACAATCTCattaagcagctgctttgcccaATCCTATTTCTATTTTGCCCTGGGTTTTACAGAGTTCGCTCTCCTTGTTGTCATGTCCtttgaccgctacgttgccatctgccaACCTTTGCATTATGCTGCCGTCATGAAGCGGCAGCTCTGCACCCACCTGGTTGTTGCTGCTTGGGTCACAGGCTTCACGCTCTCAAGTTactgcctggtcctgctctcaaAGCTGACTTTCTGTGGCCCCAACAAGATCCACCATTTTTTTTGTGACAATTCCCCCTTATTCAAACTGTCCTGCTCTGATGCCAGCCTGCTTTGGGAAGCAGACTTCATTTTCATATTGTTTGCTGTGCTGAGTTCTTTATGTTTAGTCCTTGTGTCCTACCTGTGCATCTTCCACTGTATTCTGCACATGCCAGCAGCATCCgggaggaagaaagcttttgCTGCTTGTTCTTCCCATCTCACCAACTTAGCCATCGCGTATGGAAGCTGCATTGTTCTCTATGCACGGCCCTCCGAAGATGTTTCCTTGGAGACCAACACAACTGTGGCTTTGCTGAACACTGTCCTGTACCCATTCTTAAACCCCTTCATCTACAGTCTCAGAAGCCAGACTGTGATGCTGGCCCTGAAGGAAGCCATTGGCCGTGCAAAGGTTTGGCTTTTCTCCCAGTCATGA